One genomic window of Desulfomonilaceae bacterium includes the following:
- a CDS encoding 2Fe-2S iron-sulfur cluster-binding protein, giving the protein MSEILLTIDGKEVRAKQDMTLLEAARSAGIPIPTLCHHDKLEPYGGCRLCIVEVESRGSKRMVVSCVYPVEKNIIVTTRSEKIDRIRKMILELQLAHAPDSFVLQDLAKEYGADRNRFEKEPSFCIHCGLCVRYCAEVKKKNAVGFVDRGIRKEICFIPEIASKECWNCKECFPLCPTEALQAAYVLIESLAFPSASTQSVSEG; this is encoded by the coding sequence ATGAGCGAAATCCTGTTAACAATCGACGGAAAAGAAGTCAGGGCGAAGCAGGACATGACTCTTTTAGAGGCAGCCCGAAGCGCGGGAATACCTATCCCCACTCTATGCCACCACGACAAACTGGAACCCTATGGGGGCTGTCGACTTTGTATAGTGGAAGTGGAAAGTCGTGGCTCAAAAAGAATGGTTGTTTCCTGTGTTTACCCTGTGGAGAAAAATATAATCGTAACAACCAGATCCGAGAAGATAGATAGAATTCGCAAAATGATCCTGGAACTCCAACTGGCTCATGCTCCTGATTCATTCGTATTGCAGGATCTGGCTAAAGAGTATGGAGCAGACAGAAACCGCTTTGAAAAAGAGCCCTCCTTTTGCATTCATTGTGGTCTTTGTGTCAGATACTGCGCTGAGGTAAAGAAAAAGAACGCTGTCGGATTTGTCGATAGGGGAATCAGAAAAGAGATATGTTTCATTCCAGAGATAGCCTCTAAGGAGTGCTGGAACTGCAAGGAATGTTTTCCCCTTTGTCCTACAGAGGCGCTACAAGCAGCATACGTTTTAATCGAATCGCTCGCGTTTCCTTCAGCTTCAACCCAATCGGTGTCAGAGGGATAG
- a CDS encoding TRAP transporter permease, giving the protein MAQQKIQSQRETPKTAELGPSISGLASQKESYVSLIGAIALSWSIFQLSIASWLILDSLAVRAIHLGFAMLIVFLAYPFGKLRAGRMFQERLGLHRFIRAVVAGLACVSATYILLDYHGISLRQGAPLGRDVFFGTLLLILLLEAGRRVIGPALPAISIFFLGYALYGSHLPDFLAFKGVSLSRLLGQITMSTEGIYGIPLEVSANIVFLFVLFGAMLEGAGAGNYFIAVALSLLGRFRGGPAKAAVLASGLTGMISGSSIANVVTTGTFTIPLMKKVGYPATKAAAIEVAAGIDGQLMPPVMGAAAFIIAEYVSVPYVEVAKAALIPAMVSYAALFYITHVEACKLGIMGMDRDEIPRFRKVFFSGLHYLIPLAVLIVELIYFRHSPQLAVFRAILTLALIVGLQHPIEAILKGRPVLSGIKKSAEILIDSLIGGARNMVGVAIATACAGIIVGVVTLGLGGLVTEVIDRLSGGNLYLMLLITAFACLIVGMGLPTTATYIVVASLTAPAMVLLGEANGIIIPLMAAHLFCFYFGILADDTPPVGLASFAASAIAGSQPVATGLQGFMYHIRTAILPFIFVFNHDLLLMGVNTIAQAVLILFSSVLGMLAFVSATQGWFVTSNRWYEVPCLLAVTLTMMRPDLTASWLGLADTYKYVMFFPGVALWLGIYLIQRRRATNVSSSGRVSGHPH; this is encoded by the coding sequence ATGGCACAACAGAAAATTCAATCGCAGAGAGAAACTCCAAAAACCGCTGAGCTAGGTCCCTCTATCTCAGGACTTGCCTCGCAAAAGGAAAGTTATGTCTCACTCATTGGAGCTATCGCCCTAAGCTGGTCCATCTTCCAACTCTCCATTGCTAGTTGGCTCATCCTAGACAGCCTCGCGGTCCGAGCTATTCACCTTGGTTTTGCCATGCTGATCGTTTTTCTCGCCTACCCGTTCGGTAAACTACGAGCAGGAAGAATGTTTCAAGAACGACTAGGCCTCCATCGTTTTATTCGGGCGGTTGTAGCCGGGTTGGCATGTGTGTCAGCCACATATATCTTACTGGATTACCACGGAATCAGCTTACGCCAGGGGGCGCCTCTTGGACGGGACGTTTTCTTCGGAACATTATTGTTGATCCTTCTCCTTGAGGCGGGAAGAAGAGTCATAGGCCCTGCTCTTCCGGCAATATCCATTTTCTTTCTCGGCTATGCGCTATATGGGAGTCATCTTCCTGATTTCCTTGCTTTCAAGGGAGTTTCTCTGAGTCGTCTTCTCGGTCAAATTACAATGTCTACCGAGGGAATATACGGTATACCTCTGGAGGTGTCCGCCAATATTGTTTTTTTGTTTGTTCTTTTCGGCGCTATGCTTGAAGGGGCCGGAGCCGGAAATTATTTCATTGCTGTGGCGCTATCGCTTCTCGGTCGATTTCGAGGAGGTCCGGCAAAGGCCGCTGTTCTGGCAAGTGGCTTAACTGGCATGATTTCAGGTTCTAGCATAGCCAACGTCGTGACCACGGGAACTTTTACTATACCTCTCATGAAAAAAGTCGGTTACCCGGCCACAAAGGCGGCGGCAATAGAAGTCGCGGCCGGTATTGACGGCCAATTGATGCCTCCAGTAATGGGAGCGGCGGCATTCATAATCGCAGAATATGTCAGCGTTCCTTACGTTGAAGTTGCCAAAGCCGCCTTGATTCCAGCGATGGTTTCTTATGCCGCTCTTTTTTACATCACCCATGTGGAAGCTTGCAAATTGGGAATCATGGGGATGGACAGGGACGAGATTCCCCGGTTCAGAAAAGTCTTTTTCAGTGGACTGCACTACCTGATTCCGCTAGCCGTTTTGATCGTAGAGTTGATTTATTTCAGACATTCCCCGCAATTGGCGGTTTTTCGCGCCATCTTGACGCTGGCGCTTATAGTTGGACTTCAGCACCCCATTGAAGCGATATTAAAGGGGCGTCCTGTATTATCCGGCATAAAAAAATCGGCTGAGATTCTGATTGATAGTCTCATTGGCGGCGCACGCAACATGGTCGGTGTAGCCATAGCCACTGCATGTGCAGGGATCATTGTTGGAGTGGTGACCTTAGGGTTGGGTGGCCTGGTAACCGAGGTTATTGATCGTCTTAGTGGAGGCAATCTTTATTTAATGCTTCTGATTACTGCGTTCGCGTGTCTAATAGTCGGCATGGGTTTACCTACAACGGCCACCTATATTGTAGTGGCTTCCTTGACGGCTCCGGCCATGGTGCTTTTAGGTGAGGCCAACGGCATTATCATTCCTCTCATGGCGGCCCACCTTTTCTGCTTCTATTTTGGAATACTGGCGGATGACACCCCCCCTGTTGGCCTGGCGTCTTTCGCAGCCTCAGCCATTGCCGGTTCTCAACCAGTGGCTACAGGATTGCAGGGGTTCATGTACCATATCCGTACAGCAATTCTGCCATTCATATTTGTTTTCAACCATGATCTACTTCTCATGGGTGTTAATACTATTGCCCAAGCAGTTCTTATCCTTTTTTCATCCGTCTTGGGAATGCTGGCTTTCGTATCCGCAACCCAAGGTTGGTTTGTGACATCAAACCGTTGGTACGAGGTTCCATGCCTCCTTGCTGTAACTCTAACCATGATGAGACCTGATTTGACGGCGTCTTGGCTCGGGCTTGCCGACACATATAAGTACGTAATGTTTTTTCCAGGGGTAGCGCTATGGTTAGGCATCTATCTTATACAACGCCGCCGAGCGACAAATGTTTCGAGTTCTGGTCGAGTTTCGGGGCATCCCCATTAG
- a CDS encoding TAXI family TRAP transporter solute-binding subunit: MKRLYKLITLCLLTFLAMAYGVAATKFLTIGTGGVTGVYYPTGNAISKLMNEKKSIYGFKVTAEATGGSVFNINALGVGDLDFGLSQSDKASQAWSGQEEWAEKGPRKELRGVFCLNSETVCLIASVNSGIKSCSDLKGKIVGVGNPGSGTRQNAQDALSTCGLKFDDLAQAEGIKPIEAASLLQDGRLDAFFYTVGHPNGSLKEAAAGGTRVRFIPFHDVEALLLKNPFYSKASIPVRLYSGFDNSEDVPTFGVRACFLTTDKMSDTVVYSITKEVFENFDTFRNLHPSFSNLKKEDMVTDLPVPLHPGALKYYKEVGLGAKTKAR; this comes from the coding sequence ATGAAACGGCTTTACAAACTAATCACCCTCTGCCTATTGACGTTTTTGGCCATGGCGTATGGGGTTGCCGCCACCAAGTTCCTCACCATCGGTACAGGCGGAGTTACCGGGGTCTACTATCCCACGGGTAACGCCATCAGCAAATTGATGAATGAAAAGAAGAGTATTTACGGCTTCAAAGTGACTGCCGAAGCAACTGGAGGATCAGTTTTTAACATTAACGCCTTGGGCGTAGGTGACCTCGATTTTGGGTTATCCCAGTCCGATAAGGCTTCCCAGGCATGGTCTGGCCAGGAGGAATGGGCAGAAAAAGGCCCTAGAAAGGAACTCAGGGGAGTGTTCTGTCTGAACTCAGAAACCGTTTGTCTTATAGCCTCTGTCAATAGCGGAATAAAATCATGTTCGGATTTGAAAGGCAAAATAGTTGGCGTGGGTAATCCAGGCTCAGGAACGCGGCAGAATGCGCAGGATGCGCTTTCAACTTGTGGGCTCAAGTTCGATGACCTGGCCCAGGCGGAAGGTATAAAGCCTATAGAAGCCGCATCGTTACTCCAAGACGGTCGTCTGGACGCTTTTTTCTACACGGTAGGGCACCCTAACGGCTCTTTAAAGGAGGCAGCAGCCGGTGGAACCAGAGTTCGATTTATCCCATTTCATGATGTAGAAGCGCTCCTTTTGAAAAACCCTTTTTACAGTAAAGCATCTATACCGGTTCGTCTCTACTCTGGGTTTGATAACTCAGAAGATGTCCCAACATTTGGTGTAAGAGCCTGCTTCCTTACAACAGACAAGATGTCGGATACAGTTGTGTATAGCATTACAAAGGAAGTGTTTGAAAATTTTGACACATTCCGAAATCTTCACCCTTCTTTTTCCAATCTGAAAAAAGAGGACATGGTTACAGATTTACCGGTTCCGTTACATCCCGGAGCGCTCAAGTATTATAAAGAAGTCGGGCTGGGCGCCAAGACAAAGGCAAGATGA
- a CDS encoding hydrogenase iron-sulfur subunit — translation MSAGLEFKPKVLGFVCHWUAYGAADLAGVSRSQYTTEMRLIRVMCSGRVDMAHVFRAFSKGADGVFLGACHLNECNYITHGNYHALTMVSLARKLLERIGLNPERLRIEFMSGSESNLFVEGVNGFVRKVKELGPLGRGEGLNGKELTFRLKSVTQLIPYIRLVERERLRLPAMPEEEYRKYFDSPELNRLFEETVGDKLAITQIVSLLREGPLSTAEIAKNLGLTPSKVSKYLNASSKQRLVRYDESRKRFALA, via the coding sequence ATGAGCGCAGGACTTGAATTCAAACCAAAGGTCTTAGGGTTTGTGTGCCATTGGTGAGCGTACGGCGCAGCCGACTTAGCTGGAGTTTCCAGAAGTCAATATACAACTGAAATGAGACTTATTCGCGTCATGTGCTCCGGTCGAGTTGATATGGCGCATGTGTTCCGGGCTTTTTCAAAGGGAGCGGATGGAGTCTTCCTTGGCGCCTGCCATTTAAATGAATGTAACTATATTACTCATGGGAATTACCATGCATTGACCATGGTGAGCCTGGCCAGGAAATTGCTGGAACGCATAGGGTTGAATCCGGAGAGATTGAGGATCGAATTTATGTCCGGTAGTGAATCCAACCTTTTTGTCGAAGGAGTAAATGGTTTCGTTAGGAAGGTTAAGGAGTTGGGACCCCTTGGCCGAGGGGAAGGCCTGAACGGTAAGGAATTGACGTTCAGACTGAAATCGGTTACCCAGCTTATCCCGTACATCAGACTGGTGGAAAGGGAAAGACTGCGACTTCCTGCCATGCCGGAAGAAGAATACCGCAAATACTTCGACAGTCCTGAACTGAACCGATTATTTGAAGAAACAGTCGGAGATAAATTAGCAATAACCCAAATTGTGTCGCTCCTGCGGGAAGGGCCCCTGTCAACCGCGGAAATTGCAAAGAATTTAGGCCTGACCCCGTCTAAGGTTTCAAAATACCTTAATGCCTCATCGAAGCAAAGATTGGTCCGATACGATGAAAGCCGAAAGCGCTTTGCCCTCGCCTGA
- a CDS encoding NADH-ubiquinone oxidoreductase-F iron-sulfur binding region domain-containing protein — translation MPRINSPAELEAFRSNLLSERDPNKTCITLCSGSACHASASREVAESILAEIEKQGLGAEVDFRRTGCHGFCERGPIIVIRPEEICYFQIKPEDVPEIISETIKDKKVIERLLYTDPVTNEKIIHESDIPFYKNQGRIVFGSNVSVDPKNIDDYLAIGGYSALSKVLSGMTPDQVLQEVKKANLRGRGGGGFPAGNKWEGSRNAPGETKYVIVNADEGDPGAYMDRSLLEGNPHSVLEGLTIGAYTIGSHEGYIYVRQEYPLAVENVNIAIRQAEEYGLLGKNILGSGFDFVVKVHRGAGAFVCGESTALMTALEGRAGEPRPKYIRSNVVGLWGCPSVLNNVETWANVPLIINNGADWFTQFGTESSKGTKIFSLVGKITNTGLVEVPMGTPLRDIIYNIGGGIPGGKKFKAVQTGGPSGGCLPEEMLDLPVGFDELTKAGSMMGSGGMIIMDEDTCMVDVARYFMEFLTDESCGKCVPCREGMRQMLKILTNITKGKGKEGDIELLEQLAETAKEAALCALGKSSPNPFLSTLQHFRDEYEAHVKEKRCPALSCKELINFYIDPEKCQGCGTCAKKCPSEAIIGGKSMIHIVDQEKCTKCGTCFEVCPPRFRAVRKISGEPVPPPIPEEARTIVRKKKEK, via the coding sequence ATGCCTCGGATAAATTCACCTGCTGAATTGGAAGCATTCAGAAGTAACCTCCTCTCGGAAAGAGATCCCAATAAAACCTGTATTACGCTCTGTTCCGGATCCGCTTGCCATGCTTCCGCAAGTCGGGAGGTCGCTGAAAGCATCCTGGCGGAAATAGAAAAACAGGGTTTAGGCGCTGAGGTGGATTTCAGGAGGACCGGTTGCCACGGCTTTTGTGAGCGGGGCCCTATCATTGTAATTCGCCCCGAGGAAATATGCTATTTCCAGATAAAGCCTGAAGATGTTCCTGAAATTATCTCCGAAACCATAAAGGATAAAAAGGTCATCGAGCGTTTGCTCTATACCGACCCTGTTACCAATGAAAAGATAATTCATGAATCTGACATCCCCTTCTACAAGAACCAGGGCCGTATTGTTTTCGGTTCCAACGTCAGTGTTGATCCCAAGAATATCGATGACTATCTGGCGATTGGTGGCTATTCCGCTCTGTCCAAGGTTCTTTCAGGGATGACCCCCGACCAGGTGTTACAGGAAGTCAAGAAAGCAAACCTCAGAGGTAGGGGAGGCGGCGGTTTTCCCGCAGGGAATAAGTGGGAAGGATCCCGTAATGCCCCCGGCGAGACAAAGTATGTGATCGTCAATGCGGACGAGGGGGACCCCGGAGCGTATATGGACAGAAGCCTTCTCGAGGGGAATCCTCACTCAGTCCTCGAGGGGTTGACCATTGGCGCCTATACCATAGGCTCACACGAGGGGTATATTTATGTGCGACAGGAATATCCCTTAGCTGTAGAGAATGTCAACATAGCTATCCGGCAGGCTGAGGAGTATGGCCTTCTCGGGAAAAACATTCTTGGCTCAGGCTTTGATTTCGTTGTCAAAGTGCACAGAGGAGCCGGCGCTTTCGTGTGCGGCGAATCAACCGCTCTGATGACAGCGTTGGAAGGCCGGGCAGGAGAGCCCAGACCCAAGTACATCCGCTCCAATGTTGTGGGCCTCTGGGGCTGCCCCAGCGTTTTGAACAATGTCGAGACCTGGGCCAATGTGCCGCTCATTATCAATAACGGAGCCGACTGGTTTACTCAGTTTGGAACGGAAAGCAGCAAGGGCACGAAGATTTTCTCCCTTGTCGGTAAAATAACCAACACAGGCCTCGTGGAAGTACCTATGGGGACACCGTTGAGGGATATTATCTACAATATTGGCGGCGGAATCCCTGGAGGCAAGAAGTTCAAAGCGGTGCAGACAGGAGGACCGTCCGGCGGATGTCTCCCTGAGGAAATGCTGGATTTACCGGTTGGTTTTGATGAACTCACCAAGGCCGGGTCAATGATGGGCTCAGGTGGGATGATCATAATGGATGAAGACACGTGTATGGTAGATGTCGCCAGGTACTTCATGGAGTTTCTTACTGATGAGTCATGTGGCAAATGTGTCCCGTGCCGTGAGGGTATGAGACAGATGCTTAAAATTCTGACAAACATCACCAAAGGAAAAGGAAAAGAGGGTGATATCGAGCTTTTGGAGCAGCTAGCCGAAACAGCCAAAGAAGCTGCCCTTTGCGCTTTAGGTAAGAGTTCTCCTAACCCCTTTTTGAGCACGCTGCAACACTTTAGAGATGAATATGAGGCGCACGTCAAGGAGAAGCGATGCCCGGCCCTCTCGTGCAAGGAACTGATCAATTTCTATATTGATCCCGAGAAGTGCCAGGGTTGCGGGACTTGCGCGAAAAAATGCCCTTCAGAGGCGATCATAGGTGGCAAGAGCATGATTCATATTGTGGACCAGGAGAAATGCACAAAGTGCGGAACCTGCTTTGAAGTGTGCCCTCCCCGTTTTCGTGCGGTGAGAAAAATCTCCGGCGAGCCTGTTCCGCCCCCGATCCCCGAAGAAGCTCGAACGATAGTTAGAAAGAAAAAAGAAAAATGA
- a CDS encoding sugar phosphate isomerase/epimerase family protein — MRYGAMNFPVRPVIQELKEIAALGFDYVELAMDPPQSHHLLLKSQQKELSNALKDRRMKVICHLPTFVSIADLTESIRLASVKEVLDSLEVAAEFSPLKVVLHPPYLTGLGMFVYDQAKGYGLESLTAIVRKAEDLGLTLCIENMFAKTHMLVEPDDFEEIFKRFPSLKLTLDTGHANIKNGSGKRIFELISRFSGQLGHVHVSDNFGKEDNHLPIGTGTVDFSRVADTLKSIGYDDTVTFEIFSRDRNYLRISRQRFASMLESTSTI; from the coding sequence ATGCGATATGGAGCTATGAATTTCCCGGTGAGGCCAGTGATTCAAGAATTAAAAGAGATTGCCGCCTTGGGTTTTGATTACGTTGAATTGGCTATGGATCCGCCTCAATCACACCACTTGTTACTGAAAAGCCAGCAAAAAGAACTCTCTAATGCCCTGAAAGACAGGCGAATGAAAGTGATCTGTCATCTGCCAACGTTCGTAAGTATCGCTGATCTCACCGAAAGCATTCGGCTTGCATCGGTCAAAGAAGTTTTGGACTCCCTTGAGGTTGCCGCTGAGTTTAGTCCTTTGAAGGTTGTTTTACACCCTCCCTATCTCACCGGGCTCGGGATGTTTGTTTACGACCAAGCCAAAGGTTACGGTTTGGAAAGCCTTACCGCAATTGTCAGAAAAGCTGAAGATCTTGGATTGACGCTATGTATCGAAAATATGTTCGCCAAAACTCATATGTTAGTAGAACCCGACGATTTCGAGGAAATTTTCAAGCGTTTTCCCAGCTTGAAGTTAACACTGGACACAGGGCATGCGAACATCAAGAATGGCAGTGGCAAAAGAATCTTTGAGTTAATTTCCAGATTCTCAGGGCAATTGGGCCATGTTCACGTTAGCGACAATTTCGGCAAAGAAGATAACCACTTGCCAATAGGAACCGGAACCGTGGATTTTTCACGAGTTGCGGACACTCTCAAAAGTATCGGTTATGACGACACAGTTACATTTGAAATATTCTCGAGGGATCGAAATTACCTTAGAATAAGTCGTCAACGATTTGCATCAATGTTGGAGTCGACAAGTACCATTTGA
- a CDS encoding NAD(P)H-dependent oxidoreductase subunit E codes for MDKERIDQIIEKYNCDPSYLIQVLLDIQSENNWLPKEALERVAERLQVPMTRIQHIATFYKAFSLVPKGRHQVHVCVGTACHVRGASRVLDTVQGLTGIEPGETDLDLKFSLETVNCLGCCALGPVVEIDGKTHGKMAPAKTADVLKNYD; via the coding sequence ATGGACAAAGAAAGAATCGACCAGATAATCGAAAAATACAACTGTGATCCCAGTTATCTCATTCAGGTGTTACTGGACATTCAGTCAGAAAATAACTGGCTTCCTAAAGAGGCGTTGGAGAGGGTGGCTGAAAGATTGCAGGTTCCCATGACCCGGATACAGCATATCGCTACCTTTTATAAAGCCTTTAGTTTGGTTCCCAAGGGACGCCATCAAGTTCACGTTTGTGTCGGAACGGCATGCCATGTCCGGGGCGCGTCGCGTGTGCTCGACACGGTGCAAGGCCTGACGGGAATTGAACCGGGCGAAACAGATCTGGATCTTAAGTTCAGCCTGGAGACCGTTAACTGCCTCGGCTGTTGCGCTTTAGGGCCGGTGGTGGAGATTGATGGAAAAACACACGGTAAGATGGCTCCGGCGAAGACCGCAGACGTGTTAAAAAACTATGATTAA